GCCACCCGCTGTCCATCGTGGCGCGAGCGAAGCCGACCTGGGATCTGGAGGACTGGCGACCAACGGTTGGCCTGACCAAGACGATGTTGGCAGGGTGCAATCCGTTCTGACCGGTCGTGGCTGACGGTCGCGGGCGGCGGTCGCGGGCGGCGGTCGTTACTTCGCTGACGGCGCATCTCCGAAACGGCGGGGCGTTTCGAACCAGCGACTGTACCGCTGCGTGAACAGGGCGGGAATCCCTCCCGAATGCAGGAACACGACAGGCCCATCGGGAAGTTCGCCGGTCCGGCACCACGAGATCAAGGCGGCCATCGCCCTGCCTGTGTAGACGGGGTCCAAGACCAGACCAGTCGTGCGGGCGACGAGCCGGATCGCGTCACGCACCTCCAGCAGGGGAGCTCCGTATGGCGCGCCGGCCTGACTGGCGTCGATCCGAATCTGCCCGCTCGGCGCTGGGCGACCCACAAGGTCCGCCGTCGCACCGAGTAGGCCCAAGACCCGCTCGCTGAGGTCCGGGAGCGCCGCCGCGTCGACACCGATGACGCGATCGCATGAGCCAAGTCCTACCGCCAGGCCGGCCATCGTGCCGCCCGTCCCCGCCGCGCACACAACCGTCGCGCCGGGCACGGCGACCTCAATCTCATCGGCCGCCGTGACGTAGCCCGAGGCGCCGAGCGCGTTCGAGCCACCGAGCGGGATCACGTAAGGCCGATGCCCCGCCGCTTTCAGTTCGCGCTCGACCTCGGCGGCGGTGCCGTCGCGGTCGTCGGGCCCGCACCACACGACTTGGACCCCGAACAAGTCGTCCAGGATCAGGTTTCCCTCAGGTTGGTGCGGCTGGTGCTGTTCATGCAGCGTTGACATGACGGCGACGCATTCGAGGGATTGAGCTCGCGCAGCCGCTGCCGTCGCCCGAATGTGGTTGCTTTGGGCCGCGCCGCTGGTGACCAAAGTGTCAGCGCCAGCGAAGATGGCGTCGGCGACTAGGTACTCAAGTTTGCGGGCCTTGTTGCCGCCGCCAGTCAGCCCGGTCAAGTCATCGCGCTTGACGAACAGCCGACCCGCGGGGAGCCCGACCGCTTCGGCGAGATGATCGATCGGCTGCAGCGGCGTGTTCCTGGCCGCGAAATCGACTCGCTTCGTCACGGCCCTATTGTCCCCGCCCAGGGCGCCCTGTCCACCGGGGGACACCAACGTCAACGAAGGTCTTCGATCGATGACTGCCGCGCGACGGTATCCGCGAGGTCCGCCAAAGTGCCCGCTGGATCCGCGAGCGCGGCCGTGATCGAGCCGCTGTGTTCGACTACCGAGTACGCGGCGGTGATCCCGCTCTTCGAGCACTCGTCCGGACTGACGGTCACTTGGCCTGCGAGCACAACGGTCGGCCGGCCAGCGCCTGCGGCCGTGGAGGCGACTCCGCTGACGAGCTTGCCGTGCAGCGACTGCCAGTCGAAACGTCCCTCGCCCGTGATGACGAGGTCCGCTTCTTGGCACCGATCCGCTAGTCCGATGGCGTCGATCACGGCGGCGGAACCTGGCACGATCTGGGCGCCTATCTGGAGCAAGCCGAAGCCGAGTCCACCCGCCGCCCCGGCGCCGGGGACGTCGGTGAGATCCGCGCCGTCCGCGGCTCCGGCTCCGGCTCCGGCTCCGACTCCGGCGGCCCCGGCCCCGGCAGCGTCCGCCCAAGCGGCCATCGCGGCCTCCAGCTCGCGCGCCTCGTCCTCCGAAGCCCCCTTCTGTGCGGCGAACCCGAAGCTCGCGCCTTGGGGGCCGAGCAGCGGACTGTCGACGTCGGTTGCGGCGACAAGTTCGACTCCGCGCAAGACCTCGCGGGGGCGTGCTAGATCCACCGTCCCCACGTTGCGCAGCGTCAGACCTCCGGCACTGAGCAAGGCGGTCGCATCCGATCCGTCGGGCCCAGTCGCTCGCGCGCCAAGCGCGGCCAGCATCCCCGCACCACCGTCCGTGGTGGCCGAGCCGCCGAGGCCGATCACGATCCAGCGTGCCCCCAGAGACACTGCCTCGCGAATCAACTCACCCACACCGCACGTCGTCGTCAAGCCGGGGTCGCGGAGGTCGCGCGCCACTAGAGCCAGGCCGCAGGCTTGCGCCGATTCGATATAGGCTTCGGGGCCGGTAGCGCTATGGACTATCAGCACCTGCCCGGCGACAGGGCCTCGCATTGGGCCGGATACGACAACTTCTCGGATGTCGCCTCCCAGCGCGACGTGCATCACTTCGACAAACCCCGGCCCGCCGTCTGACATGGGCGCGGTGTCGATCGCGTCCCCCGGACGGGCGTGCGACCAACCGGCCTCGACGGCCGCAGCCGCCTCGCCGGCCGACAAAGTGCCAGCGAACTTGTCCACAGCGATGAGCACTCGCACCCGTGCGACGATAGCCCCAGGAACGCCCAGCGGGAGGCCCTGGCAGTGACTCAACTCGTACCATCGATCTTCGCCGGGCCCGGGCGCGACGGCGATTTCGCGTGGATGATCAAGCAGCCGCGGTTCTCGGACGCGTTCTTCCTGTTCAACGACGACGAAGGCCGGTTCGCCCATCACCGGCGGAATGTCGGCACGGACCACACTTGCCCGCGCGGCGCGGGCAACGCCGTGATCCGGCCGTATCAATGCCGCAGACCGCCTCGCGCCGCCGGGATACCGACCGGCGCGAGGGGTCGGGGATACTCCGCCCTCACGCCAGAGGTTGAGCGCGTCATCGACGAAGCGGTCGCGACCGCCGTCGCCGACGCTCGCGCTTCGGGGGCGCAGCGGGTGTTCTACAGCGCC
Above is a genomic segment from Candidatus Nanopelagicales bacterium containing:
- a CDS encoding glycerate kinase; protein product: MRVLIAVDKFAGTLSAGEAAAAVEAGWSHARPGDAIDTAPMSDGGPGFVEVMHVALGGDIREVVVSGPMRGPVAGQVLIVHSATGPEAYIESAQACGLALVARDLRDPGLTTTCGVGELIREAVSLGARWIVIGLGGSATTDGGAGMLAALGARATGPDGSDATALLSAGGLTLRNVGTVDLARPREVLRGVELVAATDVDSPLLGPQGASFGFAAQKGASEDEARELEAAMAAWADAAGAGAAGVGAGAGAGAADGADLTDVPGAGAAGGLGFGLLQIGAQIVPGSAAVIDAIGLADRCQEADLVITGEGRFDWQSLHGKLVSGVASTAAGAGRPTVVLAGQVTVSPDECSKSGITAAYSVVEHSGSITAALADPAGTLADLADTVARQSSIEDLR
- a CDS encoding pyridoxal-phosphate dependent enzyme — encoded protein: MTKRVDFAARNTPLQPIDHLAEAVGLPAGRLFVKRDDLTGLTGGGNKARKLEYLVADAIFAGADTLVTSGAAQSNHIRATAAAARAQSLECVAVMSTLHEQHQPHQPEGNLILDDLFGVQVVWCGPDDRDGTAAEVERELKAAGHRPYVIPLGGSNALGASGYVTAADEIEVAVPGATVVCAAGTGGTMAGLAVGLGSCDRVIGVDAAALPDLSERVLGLLGATADLVGRPAPSGQIRIDASQAGAPYGAPLLEVRDAIRLVARTTGLVLDPVYTGRAMAALISWCRTGELPDGPVVFLHSGGIPALFTQRYSRWFETPRRFGDAPSAK